CGGAGATTAACCTACACTGCCTTCCAAACTGATCTGCAGCAGCTTTTGCGCTTCCACGGCAAACTCCATAGGAAGTTTATTTACTACTTCTTTCACATATCCGTTCACGATTAATCCTATGGCTTCTTCTTCTCCTAAACCGCGCTGATTGCAGTAAAAAATCTGATCTTCACTGATTTTTGAAGTAGTGGCTTCGTGTTCCAAAATCGCTGAGGGGTTTTGGATGTCGGTATAAGGAAAAGTGTGGGCTCCGCAATGATCGGTAAGTAACAAACTATCGCATTGTGAGTGGTTTCTTGCGTTGATCGCTTTTTTAGAAACCTTCACCAATCCCCGGTAGCTGTTTTGACTGCTTCCCGCTGAAATTCCTTTGGAGACGATGCGGCTGCGGGTATTTTTGCCCAGGTGGATCATTTTTGTTCCTGTGTCGGCCTGTTGGAAGTTGTTGGTAACGGCAACTGAATAAAACTCCCCTACGGAGTTGTCTCCTGCCATGATACACGAGGGATATTTCCAGGTAATTGCTGAACCAGTTTCAACCTGTGTCCAGGAAATCTTTGAATTATTACCTTTGCAGATACCGCGTTTCGTAACGAAGTTATAAACTCCGCCCTTACCGTTTTTATCACCCGGATACCAGTTTTGTACCGTCGAATATTTTACTTCGGCATTCTCAAGGGCAATGATCTCCACCACTGCCGCGTGCAGCTGATTTTCGTCACGCATAGGGGCCGTGCATCCTTCCAGATAACTTACGTATGAATTGTCGTCAGCAACAATAAGCGTACGTTCAAACTGGCCTGTGTTTTGCGCATTTATACGGAAATAGGTAGATAATTCCATCGGGCAACGAACTCCTTTCGGGACATACACGAAAGAGCCGTCGCTGAAAACGGCAGAGTTTAATGCTGCATAGAAGTTGTCCTTGTAAGGAACCACGGTAGCCAGGTATTTTTTCACCAGGTCGGGGTGGTTTTTCACGGCTTCACTGAAGGAGCTGAATATAATTCCTTTTTCAGCAAGGACCTCCTTGAAAGTCGTTTTTATGGAGACACTATCCATAACGGCATCTACGGCCACGCCGGTCAGCTGTTTTTGTTCGTTGAGCGGAATACCTAATCGTTCAAATGTTTTCAACAACTCCGGATCTACTTCCTCCAACGATTTTGGAGTCTTTTTTTGAGTCGGATCTGCGTAGTAAATAATTTCCTGAAAATCTATTTCCGGGATATTTAACTGCGCCCAGTCGGGCA
This portion of the Petrimonas sulfuriphila genome encodes:
- the sufB gene encoding Fe-S cluster assembly protein SufB translates to MQELDQDQILTDLTTQDYKYGFVTDVETYTIEKGLNEDVVRLISSKKNEPEWLLEFRLKAYRHWLTMKLPDWAQLNIPEIDFQEIIYYADPTQKKTPKSLEEVDPELLKTFERLGIPLNEQKQLTGVAVDAVMDSVSIKTTFKEVLAEKGIIFSSFSEAVKNHPDLVKKYLATVVPYKDNFYAALNSAVFSDGSFVYVPKGVRCPMELSTYFRINAQNTGQFERTLIVADDNSYVSYLEGCTAPMRDENQLHAAVVEIIALENAEVKYSTVQNWYPGDKNGKGGVYNFVTKRGICKGNNSKISWTQVETGSAITWKYPSCIMAGDNSVGEFYSVAVTNNFQQADTGTKMIHLGKNTRSRIVSKGISAGSSQNSYRGLVKVSKKAINARNHSQCDSLLLTDHCGAHTFPYTDIQNPSAILEHEATTSKISEDQIFYCNQRGLGEEEAIGLIVNGYVKEVVNKLPMEFAVEAQKLLQISLEGSVG